DNA from Malus sylvestris chromosome 11, drMalSylv7.2, whole genome shotgun sequence:
TCTCTCTGAAACATAATGGACACAAATTCGTTCCAGAATCCGTCTAGTGGTTACAACAGTAGTCTGCAATGGATACAAAAAGTAACTCAACTGGAAGATGCAAAGCTTTGTTGCGTACAAGAATAAGTTTCAATCCTGAGAAGTGCAAAACTTTCTATGCTGTTTATTTAAGTAATTAcagttgagaaaaaaaaaaaaaaaaccctacaaCTGCTTCAGGTGAAAGCTGTATTGTGTGTTGTGCGGGGTGGGAGGGAGAGGGAGCAACTATGTGTTGATGTGACAATTTAATCACACCTAACTATTTGGTTTCAGTAAAGTTCAATTAGAGGACCAGAGCTCACGATGTTTTGATTTAGTAAATGGCAGAAATTATTCTGTGCTAAAAAGTAAATACAGAAGGTAAAAGAAACGAAAATGTGAATGTGAAGAAGCAAATCAACTGGGTGCTGATTTGACAACTAACAGACATCTCCATCACATTTTCAAAACTATATTATTTTGTGATCAAATTGATTCTCAAAATAAAAGTGATTAGTGGTACACACTTGCATCTGGTCTATAAACCAGCAGAACTACACACATCAACAAGAGAAAAAATTCTAAAGACATAATTCTGTAAATTTTTATCTACCTAAAAGATCCATAAACTTCAAACAACTCTCGTGGCTATTATTATATGGTGCATACAAGCAGCACATACTGATTTACAAGtacaaaaaaatattgaaaataagCACCTAATTCTGTTAACGTGTAATCCACCTTCAACGATCCATAAACTGCTAATAACTGTTGTGGCTGCTTATGATGCGTAGTACATACTGATTAATAAGTATAATTATTTCAGAAATTATCAAGCCCTCACAGGATATTATAATTTCCAAATGAGGAATCTTCATTCAAATGAGTCCTTCGCAGATGAAACCTTTGAGTCAAACTATCTGAGGCATATCCTAGTCTGGTGTTATGACCAacaaagtgtaaaaaaatatcattaCAGTTTTTAAGCCCAAAAAACACTGTTCAGATACACCATGGAACCAACGGAACTTATTTGAGGACATTGTGTATGATCGGAATTTCATTAAACTAAATTCAAAATAGAAACAAGAATTCAGGCAAAACAACTCACCTCACGAATAATTTGCACTACTGATTTTTTAAGAGGAACAACATAATCTACAGGTTGCTCTTCTTCAGTGTCCGACAGGAAGTCATCATCATCCTCTTCCAAGTTTGTACGAGGCTCCAGAAGAGGTAAAAAGAACATTAAAAATGACCTCAGGGATGTCATAGTTAGAGTCCTCCATTCAAAAGCTGAGAATAGAGGCTTTAACTCAATTTTGTATTCCTTGGTACTGTAATTCAGAGAATCACTCTGAAAGATTCGTTGAGATGCACTTCGTATATTAGAAACATAATCTTCGGACCATGCTGTCCCAGCATCACAATAGGCAACCGGTACCCTAAAATTACTGTTTCATAGCACTACAAAGTTAGTACATAGTCAAACGCCGGCTGACAACAAAGAATATGAGGTATCTTCATTCCTCAAAGATATAAAGAGATAAGATTGACAAGGGAAAGTACAAAAAGGGAAATATTATACGACCATTTGATTTCAAGTGTATGCAGCAAGCTCAAGAAAGAATATAAGGACCGAAACAACTGAAGATAAAACCCAATGGCGCCAAAGTTTTGGTGTCCTGATATCAAGATTTTGCATTACCTACATCGGAGTAACAATCCCGAATATAATTTTTCTTCAGCTTCAACCATATAAGATTCCAACAATGCACTATACCCCAGAAAGTTATTAATCAAATCAAACacaatcaaccaaaaccatataGGCCACCCCTATAACTTTGATAGGTTTAGAACTTCCCTGAAATGTTCAACCGGAAAAACAGCCTGAGTGAGCCTTTATCAGCACTCAAACTTGTTCACATCCTATAGTTTATCCCTAAATCAATATGAAACCTACCCTAAATCGAGTTTCGGGGTATGATAAAATTCCAAATACTGACCATACAACAAACGCCATGTATACTAATgggtaattaacaaaataatcaaccCACCAATTTCCGATTCTCAAATATAAATGCAGCGATAAGCGATACCACTCACTTTTATCATATCTACATCTCAACTAAACTCCATATCAAATAATTATAAAAGGAATTTAGGGAGAGAcacagagagagatggagagagtaCCCAAATAGTGCCTTATAAGCATATGGAGCACCTGCTGCGACAGACGCAGCAGCGGCAGAAGCGGCGGCTTTGGCTGAGAAATACCCAGCAGAGTGTAACGCTTGGACTGTACTAGGACTTGGGTTTTTCCTCAACAGATCTAGGATTATTGCTATTCCCGCCATTGTTATACCCTCTGAAGCAAAACCCAATCCGACCCCACAAACACCCTCAAACCAAAACTATCAAAATAAATCCAAACACGGGTTTTTACACTTTCTGGCTCTAATTTTGCCGGAAAAATTACTGGGTTATATAACGCACGAGATTAAGAAACCCAAAAGATGGGATTTTTATATAGCAGAGAAGGTGATAGAGAGAAGAGGGACAGAGAAGGACAGGGTGTTTTGTTtggagcagagagagagagagagagtcggtGTTTTTACTGACCAATCACCTAGCTACCCTATACTTGACCAAAAAACAAACAAGCCACCCTGTCATTTCACTTTTAGTTGGGGTTTGGGCTCTCAAAGTATAAGGTTGGGTCGAACCAGAACCCCCCACTTACATCGGGTTCAGCTTAAAGCCTAGACTAGCTATGGGGTAGGATTTTTCGCCAAATACGACTGGTTACACCACCGACAATCGGAATGAATccgtttggtttggtttggtattttagttttacttttcttaacaaatttaggatttttttataaatctaGGATTGTATTTCCTCTATTACTAACAAGGCTCTTTGTTTGCGGGGTCGGGTGAGGAGGGAAATGTAAACGTTTAGCGTATGCAGTCTTATTTTTGCGTTGCAAACAGACTGTTCTCATGATTCGAACTTGTGACTTTTTGGTTACAAATGAGCAAAATTTCTTGTTGTTACAGTTAATTCTTAAATCAAATGCTCCCAATCACCATaaaatgaaaggaaaactaatgaaaagggcttgaaaactttgagttttaatgataaagacaaaataaagggtaaagtgaatagtaccaggattgactttttagtgtaaaaatgtagtttttcgttaaagtgaacaataccaggtgcttttcgttaaagttccctaaaatgaaacctatcaaataaaaaataaaaataaaaataaaaaggttctTATACGTTTTTTTAGCTTTGTTTCAACCAATCGTTTCACAAATTTATTAGAACCAAAAGTATTCCGTCCGACTGCTATCTCCAATTATCAACTTGCTAGAAGCTAAATTGACTCATCTAAATGCAAAAGCATGAGATGTAAAGGGCATGTGtatcagttaaaaaaaaaatacgaatcgcttccaaaaaaaaaagctttaatGTTTTGAGATCCACGAGATGTGTGCaatgaaatat
Protein-coding regions in this window:
- the LOC126590556 gene encoding uncharacterized protein LOC126590556; translated protein: MAGIAIILDLLRKNPSPSTVQALHSAGYFSAKAAASAAAASVAAGAPYAYKALFGNFRVPVAYCDAGTAWSEDYVSNIRSASQRIFQSDSLNYSTKEYKIELKPLFSAFEWRTLTMTSLRSFLMFFLPLLEPRTNLEEDDDDFLSDTEEEQPVDYVVPLKKSVVQIIRETTVVTTRRILERICVHYVSERMAWKLLKDVPKSATRKAGRRLPTLVFFFSVSKTTFRGHFLGVAASWLIQVGIEIYRYFSHTIKSREEVDDIDTAEQGKILGKKVTVTTLRCGASLVFASIGAGIGASLIRPSSGQWIGCLLGDLAGPFIVTACLGKVYHAEL